Below is a genomic region from Fusarium oxysporum Fo47 chromosome XI, complete sequence.
ATGTCTCAACTATCGAGACCTCCAGCAGTCACACGATCTCTATCGACCTTACTACGTCTGGCAGCCCTACCACGTCAAGCGATGCTGTGACCTCTGCCGAGTCCACGACCTCTGGTGCTTCGACCATGTCTGCTGAGACATCGGCATCCGTCGACTCCACAACATCAGGCGTCCCGACTACTACTGCTGAAACCTCGGCTCCTACTGACGTGACTTCTACCGAAGCTACTACGTCTGATGAATCCACGACATCTGCTGATACTACGACAACTGCCAATCCTACCACCACCGCGGATACCACAACAACTTCGTCAGAGCCTACAACCACAACATCGGTCTGTGTTGAGCCCACCAACCTGCTCAGACAGCCCGGCTTTGAGGCTTCAGACGACGGGTCTGTTTGGGGATTCTACTGGGGCGGTGGCGATGTTGAATACGACCCCGACCAAGCTCGAACTGGTGATTACCTAGGGTACATTGTCATTCCCCCTTTATTGAATTCGCAAGCTAATCTCAAAAAGTGTTCTACCTGTCCCCGACGGACAGGAACGTCGCATGGAACAACGTATTCATATAACTCCAGGCTCAGAATATACAGTTAGCTTCTGGTATGCCGTCGCAAACCCGCCGTCCGTCAGCACACAATGTTTCCTGTTTGCTACCTTCGACTACTACACGACATTGAAGCAGGTGCCGCTTCCGTCTGACTCTGAATACCACCAGTACACCTCGAGCTTCATTGCACAGGATAACTTGGACCCAGCTATCGAGATTGGCGTTTCCTGTCCTGGTGTAGGCAACGGGTACACAGCTACAATCAACATCGATGACACCTCGGTTCTGGACTCTACCAACGCGTGCGATGCTACTCCCGTCGATCCCAATGCTCCCCCTAAGTCTACTCTCCTCGTGCCTGCACAGCCAGAGGCTCCTCACTGCCCTGTGAACGTTGTTCAAGTCCCCGGGTTTGAAGCTGATGACGAGGACCAAGCATgggccttcttcaacagggGAGAATTTGTGCAAGATGTGTCCAACGCCCGAACCGGAGAGCGAGAGGCGTAAGTTTTCATGTTCTCGTACATTCTAGGTTGAGGAAAGTTGTAACTAACCATCAGTAGACTTCTCCCTAGCGGAACTGGCAGCGATGGCACCTTTCTCGAGCAATACATCGACTCCTCAAATCTTGTAGCCGGCGAGACCTATGATTATCACTTCTTCTGGAAGCCCAAAACCCTACCAGATAGCGGCCGGTGCTACATTAGCGGCGGCTATAGTGACCTGGTTGGATTCTCCGCAGCCGAAGTCAAGTTCGGAGCAACTTCATCGACTGGCTACACTCTCTACTCAGTTCGCTTCGAAATGCCAGCCGGTAGCATTGTTCTTCAAATTGTCTTTGTCTGTGATGGCAATGACCTTGAGGTAGGATCAGTCTACGTCGATGATACGGCACTGATCATAGTTGGCGGCTGCGAGGCATATCCCGTGACAGGGTCACTCATTGAGAATCCCAGCTTTGAGATCCAAGCTACTGAGGATAGTACTTATGCTTGGTTTGGCACCAAGGGTATGACGATCAGAGCTGGAAGCACATCTGACGGCCCCTCACCCAACTCAGGCGACAACTTCCTGTGAGTATCTTACACTTTAATTCTATGTAACAGTTTCCTAACTCAGCCTAGGTATGTCCAACTTGGATCATCCAAGAAGTCGGCGACACTCACCAAACCGCTGGCTAGTTCCTTGAATGCAGGCGGGGCGTATACTCTCCAGTTCAACTGGTCTGCTGGATCTGCATACGTTCCCAGCACTTGCTCATTCAAGATTGTCTTTGGTTCAGTGTCTCAAACTCTCGAGCTCGACGACCAAGTCACAGCGTATCAGTATCAATCGTTTGATTACAGCTTCACAGCGGCTGATTCAGCTGAATCCATGTCCATCACTGTTGAGTGTACAGACGCAAGTGGGTTCCCTGACTTCGTCATCGATGACTTTTCCCTCCAGTAACGGAGGATGTTAATAAATAGGGCGGCATTATTCATTTCTACAAATTTCAAATATTTTATGTAATCCTATCCGATTTATGTTTACTATAGTGGCTCTGGATTAGTACATAATATACCTTCAAATGCGGCTCGTCTTGCTTGCTGCCAATGAATGTTGTGAATGTGTGAATGAGAATACCGCAGTTCATAGATATACTAGGAGCAATAAGCCTTATTTAAGATTGAATCTTTGGTATCACAGAGGCGACTCACCAGTGAACCACACTGTCAGCCCGACTATATATTGTAATAGCTTGGCGGATCGTAGGAATCTTCAATCTCAGCattctcaacaccagcaatCTCAACCTGACCAAAGAATCTAATCTAAATACCCAGCTCTTTCAGAAGACATAAGCGAGAATAATACACCCGACGACATTCACAATGTGCTACATGTACTATTTGTCGACTCTCTGTTCGACCTGCAGGCATCCGTACAAGACTAGTTCAACCACTGACACTTGCGATAACTTACCAGAAATGGCTAAGTGGGGAGAATGCGACACAGGAGTTATGCAAATAGAACTagaggaggagggaggagAATGTGACAACTGCCGAGAGAAAcgcgaggaagaagagagaaaggcagCGCTCGAAACCATACTGGAGGAGTAGGTAGAATTGACATAGCTCGGGAGGAAGGGTCTAAGAGTGCAGTGAAAAAGATACCACGCCCAGTCGCCTTGAGATTCAGAAGCGTGGTCGTATATATTAGAATGAGTAATATGAGCACCTTCTAATCAGGCCTGGCGATGATTCATGAAAAGGTTAAGCCAACAATTAAACGTGAATgaaggctgttgctgatgagttCATCACTGTACGCAATGGACTGTACATCGCATCACTACTAGATTCAACGAGAAAGCATTATATAAAGAGTCGCCTTCGTCCCATTGACCGTTATCAATAGAAGTTCACCTGTTTAATTCCACCAATATCTGCTACAAATCATCTGCCCTAGACCATATACATCCTCACATCTCACACCACCACCGATAAAGTCATCGGAAAGCAAAGCTGTTCTTTACGACATGTGTTCCCAAACCTTGATATCACTTCTTTGCAAAACCTGCGGAGTTAAATATTCATGCGAATTCGACGTAGAATTGTGCAGAACCGTCAAGAAAAAGTCTGATTGGGGACATTGTGGATTAGGCCGGCTTATGCCTGATCGAGAGGAGATTGGAGAAGGGGAATGCACCAAGTGCTTGAAAGAGATCAgagagcttgaagaagagcggAAACTGCTGGATACTCTGTTggtggatgatgaagatttGTGGATTCAGTAGACCTTTCCGAAGCATCCCTACACACAAAATCACATTCACTCACAGATCTCACTGGAAGTGACAAAGGGTCCTTGCCTGTGTGTATCACCACGTTTGTCACTGGCCATGCATTGAATCACTAGTGAACGCCATAATGGCGGACTACATAATCCCCCTCACAGCAACAAGAATAGAGACATCCTTCTACTCTCAAACTTCAACAAACTTACTACATCCCTATCTAGCATTTCAAGCTTCAAGTTCGCACCGCAATTCTCATTATTTTTTACAACCGGCGAGACTTAGTATAACCATGTGTCGTCTTGTTCGCACATCTACACAATGCATTTCATGCACTACAGAAACTTCACACCGAAATTTCCTAGACAGGTGCCGCGAGGTTAATGGGCACGGAAAGGAAGCAAAATGCTCAATTGGCATATGGAAGGATAGCGATACTGAAAAGGGCAACGTTGAATGCGATCCGTGTCGCATCAAGCGGGAGGAGAAGGAGCGGCGGGCAAGGCTTATCTACGGTAAGGAGGCGTGGTCATCAGGATCAGATGCTTGACACACGATTTGTAGATGACAAATCCCTACGAAACAGTATGTATTTATCTACTGCGATCGCCACGTACATGCTACTTGGTAGTTAGTGAACCTCTCTGGGGACTTGAAAAGATAGGTAGTTTTACAGCAAATATTATGTGTCCTCTTGGCCATCGCGGTCATTGAATTCTTTTATTTCCTAGTTACTTATACTATGTCTTCTAGATCTCCTCTGGATCAGTAAGTGACACTGAAAACCTTCCAGAAAGTCTCGTTCTTCTGCCAACCCAGCTTCTCCTTTCTGCCAATGGCCAGATACTCTCCAGACTTCTGGTCCTTGAAAGAGTGACCCTTGCTTGGCTTGAAGTCCACGACAAACACCGTAGCAGAACCAGAGTCCTTACAGAGCTTGAGGTTCTTACAGATGTACTGGCCGTTGTTGGCAGAGCTGATAGTGAACTGGTCACCGCCGATATCCACGGCGTGAAGAACCCATCCATGCTGGATGTTATCGTGGTTCTTTGACGCCTTGCTCAATGACACCTTGTTACCATACGATGCACCGCTGACAGCCTGACCGGAAGACTCCAGGACGAGGGTGCGACCCTCAGTGAGCAGTCCACGAACAGGTTTGAAACCAGCCTCAGCAAGGCTTGCGGTGTCATTGTTGGCACCCTCACCAGTGTAGGGAACAGGAGGCCGGCCGTTACCGTATTGAGAAGAACAGTATGATGAACCATCATAGACACCCTTGCTGTTGGTATGTGGTTGAGGGGCTTCAGGGAGGTTGGGAATACTGTAGTCAGGGTTCTTGAAGTCAAAAGCGTTGACGAGATCAGCCATGTTCTCGCGACGCCAGGGAACCATTTCATCAGTGGTAACATCTCGACCCTTGGCAGCCTGCCACTTCTCAATGAAAGACACCTGAGAAGTGTGATCACAATGTTCAGTGTAGACACCGCCCTTACGGGTGAAAGGTGAAATGATGTAGAAAGGAACGCGGAAGCCTGGGCCGGTGGCAGTGCGGCCGGCTGCGCCATAAGGATCATCAATCCATTCACCAGCCGTACCATCTGGAGAAGTGTAAGGGCTAACGTGATCGGCCCAGCCACCCGTCTCATCATATGAGACGATCAACACGGACTTGGAGTATTTGGGGGAGTTGATAACAGCCTCAGCAACCTTTCGCTGAAGCCAAGAGCCATCGTGTGGGGAGTAGGGAGGATGTTCTGAGAGCTGCATGGGGCCAACGATGTATGAGACCTCAGGGAGAGTTCCGGCGGCGGCCTGAGCGTAGAAAGCGTCCAGTGACTGTCCTTTCATACCCTTGTTGTTCAAGTTAGATCCCTTCTTCGAATCCTGGAACTGCTCGAACCAAGCATAAGGGTTGTCGTCAAAGTTATCTGCGTCCTGGAAGACACTCCATGAGACACCAGCAGCCTCATACTTCTCAGCAGCTGTAGACCACTTGAGAGGGTAACAGTTGATACCGTTCTTGTCACAGCCAGGTGTCTCATTGTTGTCGATGTAAGGGTATCCACCCTCATCCTTGGTCTGTGGTGAGCCAGGGACGTTGATGGATCCACTGATCCACATGACACGGTTGGGGTTGGTTGAAGCGATGACGGACTCTTGGTACATATCACCAATGGTCCACTCCTCAGCAAGAGCAAAGTGAACAGGGAGATCATCGCGCTTGTAGTAACCAATACTGTAGGGAGTGTTCTTAACTGCCCACTGGTTGTTGGCACCATGGTTCCAAGCAGCTTGGTTGGCATCCCAGCCGTTGGACCCGGCACTCATGCACTGAGTAGCTTCAGGCCATGTTCCACCGAGGTAGTTGATGTACCAGGGTGTGATGTAATCAGTGTCCTTGCTCTGTTGAGGGGTGACTTGCTGTTTCCAGACAGGGATGCCGTTGTTGTACTGGACGTTTGGATCAGCAAAGCCACGAACTCCGGGCATAGTACCGAAGTAGTGATCAAAAGCACGGTTCTCTATCGACACATTAGATAGCTGGTATAAGAGACTCATTAAGGCATCTTACCTTGCATAAACAAGATGACATGGTCGATATCGGCCAGGCTCTCAGTCCTGGCCGTTTTCGAAGCCGCCAACAGAGCCGTTAGGGCCCAACGAAGTCTCGGAGAG
It encodes:
- a CDS encoding phosphoesterase family-domain-containing protein, whose protein sequence is MWQCLESWLLWFYQLVKDWPWLSDMIFSPRLRWALTALLAASKTARTESLADIDHVILFMQENRAFDHYFGTMPGVRGFADPNVQYNNGIPVWKQQVTPQQSKDTDYITPWYINYLGGTWPEATQCMSAGSNGWDANQAAWNHGANNQWAVKNTPYSIGYYKRDDLPVHFALAEEWTIGDMYQESVIASTNPNRVMWISGSINVPGSPQTKDEGGYPYIDNNETPGCDKNGINCYPLKWSTAAEKYEAAGVSWSVFQDADNFDDNPYAWFEQFQDSKKGSNLNNKGMKGQSLDAFYAQAAAGTLPEVSYIVGPMQLSEHPPYSPHDGSWLQRKVAEAVINSPKYSKSVLIVSYDETGGWADHVSPYTSPDGTAGEWIDDPYGAAGRTATGPGFRVPFYIISPFTRKGGVYTEHCDHTSQVSFIEKWQAAKGRDVTTDEMVPWRRENMADLVNAFDFKNPDYSIPNLPEAPQPHTNSKGVYDGSSYCSSQYGNGRPPVPYTGEGANNDTASLAEAGFKPVRGLLTEGRTLVLESSGQAVSGASYGNKVSLSKASKNHDNIQHGWVLHAVDIGGDQFTISSANNGQYICKNLKLCKDSGSATVFVVDFKPSKGHSFKDQKSGEYLAIGRKEKLGWQKNETFWKVFSVTY